Proteins encoded in a region of the Streptomyces sp. NBC_00513 genome:
- the orn gene encoding oligoribonuclease, producing MNDRMVWIDCEMTGLSLTDDALIEVAALVTDSELNVLGEGVDIVIRPPDASLETMPDVVREMHTSSGLLDELAGGTTLADAEAQVLAYVREHVKEPRKAPLCGNSVGTDRGFLLRDMAALESYMHYRIVDVSSVKELARRWYPRAYFNSPPKNGNHRALADIKESIAELRYYREAVFVPQPGPDSDTARTIAARHVVGGA from the coding sequence ATGAACGATCGCATGGTGTGGATCGACTGCGAGATGACCGGGCTCTCGTTGACGGACGACGCACTTATCGAGGTGGCCGCACTGGTCACCGACTCGGAGCTCAACGTGCTCGGCGAAGGCGTGGACATCGTGATCCGCCCGCCGGACGCTTCCCTGGAGACCATGCCCGACGTGGTGCGCGAGATGCACACCTCGTCCGGCCTGCTCGACGAGCTGGCCGGCGGGACCACGCTCGCGGACGCCGAGGCGCAGGTCCTGGCGTACGTACGGGAACACGTCAAGGAGCCCCGCAAGGCTCCGCTCTGCGGAAACTCGGTCGGCACCGACCGCGGCTTCCTGCTGCGCGACATGGCCGCGCTGGAGAGCTACATGCACTACCGGATCGTGGACGTGTCCTCGGTCAAGGAGCTGGCCCGCCGCTGGTACCCGCGGGCGTACTTCAACAGCCCGCCGAAGAACGGGAACCACCGGGCGCTCGCGGACATCAAGGAGTCCATCGCCGAGCTGCGCTACTACCGCGAGGCGGTCTTCGTGCCGCAGCCCGGACCCGACTCGGACACGGCCCGCACCATCGCCGCCAGGCACGTGGTGGGCGGCGCGTAG
- a CDS encoding LacI family DNA-binding transcriptional regulator, whose amino-acid sequence MNGHGRSGGRPTLEEVAVRAGVGRGTVSRVINGSSKVSEHTRAAVEAAVAELGYVPNRAARALAANRTDAIALVIPEPEARFFAEPYFSDVVRGVGATLAETDVQLVLTLAGSERERRRLAQYLSGHRVDGVLLVSVHAGDPLPELLAELGIPAVISGRRSADETLPSVDSDNLAGAAEAVRHLLGRGRRVIATVTGPLDVYGAQCRLDGYRQALQAAGHPVDEALIAVGDFTQEGGARAVRELLDRRPDLDAVFAASDVMAAGARRELRAAGRRIPADVALVGFDDSVVARHMDPPLTSVRQPIEEMGRTMARVLLERIAGESGETAVVLPTELVVRESS is encoded by the coding sequence ATGAACGGGCACGGGCGCAGCGGGGGACGGCCGACGCTGGAGGAGGTCGCGGTCCGGGCCGGGGTCGGACGCGGCACGGTCTCCCGGGTGATCAACGGATCCTCCAAGGTCAGCGAGCACACCAGGGCCGCCGTCGAGGCCGCCGTCGCCGAGCTCGGCTACGTCCCCAACCGGGCCGCCCGGGCCCTCGCCGCGAACCGCACCGACGCCATCGCCCTCGTCATCCCCGAGCCCGAGGCCCGCTTCTTCGCCGAGCCGTACTTCTCCGACGTGGTGCGCGGAGTCGGCGCCACCCTCGCCGAGACCGACGTGCAGCTGGTGCTCACCCTCGCCGGCAGCGAGCGGGAACGCCGCCGACTGGCCCAGTACCTGTCCGGGCACCGCGTCGACGGGGTGCTGCTGGTCTCCGTGCACGCCGGTGACCCGCTCCCGGAGCTGCTCGCCGAACTCGGCATCCCCGCGGTGATCAGCGGACGCCGCTCGGCCGACGAGACGCTCCCCAGCGTGGACTCCGACAACCTCGCCGGAGCCGCCGAGGCCGTACGCCACCTCCTCGGCCGGGGCCGGCGCGTGATCGCCACCGTCACCGGACCCCTCGACGTGTACGGCGCCCAGTGCCGCCTCGACGGCTACCGGCAGGCCCTCCAGGCCGCCGGGCACCCGGTCGACGAGGCACTGATCGCGGTCGGGGACTTCACCCAGGAGGGCGGCGCCCGGGCCGTGCGCGAGCTGCTGGACCGCCGGCCGGACCTCGACGCCGTCTTCGCCGCCTCCGACGTCATGGCGGCGGGCGCCCGCCGCGAGCTGCGGGCCGCCGGTCGCCGCATCCCCGCTGACGTGGCACTGGTCGGCTTCGACGACTCGGTGGTGGCCCGCCACATGGACCCGCCGCTGACCAGCGTGCGCCAGCCGATCGAGGAGATGGGCCGCACCATGGCGCGTGTCCTGCTGGAGCGGATCGCCGGCGAGTCGGGGGAGACGGCGGTCGTCCTGCCGACGGAGCTGGTGGTTCGGGAATCCTCCTGA
- a CDS encoding ABC transporter substrate-binding protein, translated as MRARRRLVTAVGAMGATALLLAGCSQDPGEAPAQGGSTGGKAKTTLTVGVFGAFGLQEAGLYDEYMAQNPGVRIEQTSIERNENYYPQLLTHLGTGSGLADIQAVEVNNIAEVTATQADKLVDLAKAPGVDKGAYLPWKWAQGTAKNGATVALGTDIGPQGICYRKDLFAAAGLPTDRAAVGALWAGDWNKYLETGKAYKAKAGAGKAFVDSASGVMAAVTGSSAERFYDAQGKVAYKTNPAVRGAFDLAASFAVEGLSAKLQQFTPAWDQGFSNGNFATVSCPAWMLGYIQDKAGPAGKDKWDVAQAPKPSNWGGSFLVVPKAGKKAEEAAKLAAWLTAPAQQAKLFEKRGSFPSASAAYSLPAVSGAKHAYFGGAPIGEIFARAAEGVPVTVIGPKDLVIAQNLADIGMLQVDQKGRTPQEGWDAAVKAIDNALEQ; from the coding sequence ATGCGAGCCCGAAGAAGACTTGTGACCGCGGTCGGTGCGATGGGCGCGACGGCGCTGCTCCTCGCGGGGTGCTCGCAGGACCCCGGCGAGGCCCCCGCCCAGGGCGGCTCCACCGGCGGCAAGGCGAAGACCACCCTCACGGTCGGGGTCTTCGGCGCCTTCGGGCTCCAGGAGGCGGGCCTGTACGACGAGTACATGGCGCAGAACCCGGGGGTCAGGATCGAGCAGACCTCCATCGAGCGCAACGAGAACTACTACCCGCAGCTCCTGACCCACCTGGGTACCGGCAGCGGACTCGCCGACATCCAGGCCGTGGAGGTCAACAACATCGCGGAGGTCACCGCGACCCAGGCGGACAAGCTGGTCGACCTCGCGAAGGCGCCGGGCGTCGACAAGGGCGCCTACCTGCCGTGGAAGTGGGCCCAGGGCACCGCGAAGAACGGGGCCACGGTCGCCCTCGGCACTGACATAGGCCCGCAGGGCATCTGCTACCGCAAGGACCTCTTCGCGGCGGCCGGGCTGCCCACCGACCGGGCCGCGGTCGGCGCGCTGTGGGCGGGCGACTGGAACAAGTACCTGGAGACGGGCAAGGCCTACAAGGCGAAGGCCGGGGCGGGCAAGGCCTTCGTGGACTCCGCGTCGGGCGTGATGGCGGCGGTGACGGGCAGCAGCGCGGAGCGGTTCTACGACGCGCAGGGCAAGGTCGCGTACAAGACGAACCCCGCGGTGCGCGGGGCCTTCGACCTGGCGGCCTCCTTCGCCGTCGAGGGGTTGAGCGCGAAGCTCCAGCAGTTCACCCCGGCCTGGGACCAGGGCTTCTCCAACGGGAACTTCGCCACCGTGTCCTGCCCTGCCTGGATGCTCGGCTACATCCAGGACAAGGCCGGTCCGGCGGGCAAGGACAAGTGGGACGTGGCGCAGGCCCCGAAGCCGAGCAACTGGGGCGGTTCGTTCCTGGTGGTGCCGAAGGCGGGCAAGAAGGCCGAGGAGGCGGCGAAGCTGGCGGCCTGGCTGACGGCCCCGGCGCAGCAGGCGAAGCTGTTCGAGAAGCGCGGCAGCTTCCCGAGCGCGAGCGCCGCCTACAGCCTGCCGGCGGTGTCGGGCGCGAAGCACGCGTACTTCGGCGGCGCCCCGATCGGGGAGATCTTCGCGCGGGCCGCCGAGGGGGTGCCGGTGACGGTGATCGGCCCGAAGGACCTGGTCATCGCGCAGAACCTGGCGGACATCGGGATGCTCCAGGTCGACCAGAAGGGCCGCACCCCGCAGGAGGGCTGGGACGCCGCGGTGAAGGCGATCGACAACGCCCTGGAGCAGTGA